The genomic DNA TAGTAGCTACACGCTAACCGCAGGCACCACGCGCTAACGCTAGCCGCTGCTTCACCTCCGTCAGACATGCTGCTGCCTTTCTCTTCCATCTCCTGCTTCAGCTTCTCCAGCTCATCGCTGACCTGAAGCAGAAGAACACAGGAGGTCACGACTCCTCTCACGGAGTCCTGGTGTACAGCAGgacctgtgattggctgacctCTGCTAGCACTCTGGTCCTCTCAGCCACGCCCCCGCTGGCCTCCTGGTAGCGCTCCTTAGCCTGGAGGAGAACACAGACCCGTTCTTGTCGGCTGGACAACTCATCGTGTTCTTCACTGGTGGAACCCCTGGACCTGAGCTGCTGGGCTTCACCTGAGGCTCTGTGACCTACCTGGCTCTGCTTGGCGTGAGCGCTGCGATACTCCTGGATCAGGTGCTCCAGCTGGTGGTTGATGTACTTCTCCCTGCTGCTCACCTTCTCCAGACTcttcctgatgttctcctgcagCTTGTCCAGGTAGTTCTGCAGGGAGAAGGGTGACAGCTGGATGTGAGAACCCCTCAGTCACGAGTGAACATCCTGCTGTGGAGCACATTCTCCACCACGCTGACCATCTGACTGCTTCTGCAGATTCTATTATTAATGATTCTTGGAGTCACAGGAGATGAAAAACCATCAAACTCAAAAGAGGCAAAACTCCTCTGCAGGAACCTGCCCCAGAATGAAGATCACACTGGATCCAGATCACACTGGATCCAGATCACACCGGATCCAGATCACACTGGATCCAGATCACACTGGATCCAGATCACACTGGATCCAGATCACACCGGATCCAGATCACACTGGATCCAGGACCAAACTGGATCCAGATCACACCGGATCCAGATCACACTGGATCCAGGACCAAACTGGATCCAGTGTGATCTGGATCCAGtgtgatctggatccagatcacaCTGGATCCAGATCACACTGGATCCAGATCACACCGGATCCAGATCACACTGGATCCAGGACCAAACTGGATCCAGATCACAATGGATCAAGATAAGCTCCAGACTCTGCTGAACTGAGTTGTGTTCAGTTTTGTGAAGCGTCGTAATCATGTCTGTTCACCAATAGAACGATGGACACGCTGTGATTGACGGGGGTCAGTGAACGCACCTTGGTCTCGTGCAGTGAGGACTTGATTCCGTCTTCATGCTGGTGCATCTGGTCCATGTGGATCCTCCAGTCCTGCAATGAGAACCGCATCAGGACAgcgtgcagcagcagctcaggctAGCACGTCTCTGGCTTACGTTAGCTTCCCTTTAGCCAGCGTGGCTACAGACGAGCTAACGCCACGCCAATGGGGGCGTCAACAACTTCCTGCCTTCATCAGGCAGCTCATCAGacagctacttcctgtttccaccgTCTACATGTAGCTCTGTGCTAGCGATTCTGATGTGAAATGCGAACACGTGATTTTCTGCCTTTGCCCCAGATGACgcagcctctgattggacgcaGACAGGGCGTACCTTGGTGTCGGTCCTGACAGCGACTTTGAGCTGGGGCAGGACTCTCTCCACCTCCAGGCTCCACTCGGCCGCATCGATGGCGGGCGGCGGGGCGTCTGCAGGCAAAACCACTGCCTGAGAGGTCCGCACCTTCAGCGCCTCCAGGTCGATCAGgttctcctcctcgtcttcatcgtcAGGCTCCTCCTGGGATCACAACACGTGGAGGAGCTTAAGTTACTGGTTCTGCTGGTTCCATCACTGATGGACCGCTGGTCCTAAAGGCTCTGACGGCGCCTGGGGCGTCAGGAGACCTAcgatcagctcctcctccactctgCTGAGTGTGAGCTCGGCATCGTCCTCCATCACcgactcttcttctgtggtttctgTCGGGTAGGCGGGTCTGCAGGGCGCAACGGAGAGGATGAGGACAGGAAACGCCAACATGCAGGCCCGTTGATCCGACCAGGTCCGACAGGTTCTGTGTCAGAGGAGCACCTTCTGAAGgagaacctcctcctcctcagggccGCCTCCGCCAGCTGGTCCAGCACGAAGCACACGTGTTCCCCCGAACCTGACTTCAGTCTGGAGGGCGGGAAGTCCACCTTAACACCCT from Antennarius striatus isolate MH-2024 chromosome 18, ASM4005453v1, whole genome shotgun sequence includes the following:
- the ift57 gene encoding intraflagellar transport protein 57 homolog, whose translation is MADEGRRGEEEDRGPGAAYQAFTGMEVLLEKLKELNYEQEVLEKHHMKHLSRHYFVSSPFLESNPGEQFYMFTILAAWLISAAGRTFTEPQEYDEPNATVSNVLAELRASGVKVDFPPSRLKSGSGEHVCFVLDQLAEAALRRRRFSFRRPAYPTETTEEESVMEDDAELTLSRVEEELIEEPDDEDEEENLIDLEALKVRTSQAVVLPADAPPPAIDAAEWSLEVERVLPQLKVAVRTDTKDWRIHMDQMHQHEDGIKSSLHETKNYLDKLQENIRKSLEKVSSREKYINHQLEHLIQEYRSAHAKQSQAKERYQEASGGVAERTRVLAEVSDELEKLKQEMEEKGSSMSDGAPVVKIKQSLTKLKQEIAQMDVRMGVIQHTLLQAKLKEKSNMTRDMHASSTPEFSSMLL